A portion of the Halobacillus ihumii genome contains these proteins:
- a CDS encoding small, acid-soluble spore protein, alpha/beta type, whose amino-acid sequence MGRRRSMMSDSLKEEIAKELGFYDKVQSDGWGGITTRDAGNMVKRAIQMAEEQMKKDQF is encoded by the coding sequence ATGGGACGCAGAAGAAGTATGATGTCCGATTCGTTGAAAGAAGAAATCGCAAAAGAGCTTGGATTTTACGACAAAGTGCAAAGTGATGGTTGGGGTGGGATTACAACCCGCGATGCAGGTAATATGGTAAAGCGAGCCATTCAAATGGCAGAAGAACAAATGAAAAAAGATCAGTTTTAG
- the ispE gene encoding 4-(cytidine 5'-diphospho)-2-C-methyl-D-erythritol kinase yields the protein MEILEKAPAKINLSLDVLYKREDGFHEVEMVMTTVDLADRIELSTLSSGIIRVESESRFVPNDERNLAYRAAKLMKDHYQIKEGVRIFIEKNIPVAAGLAGGSSDAAAVLRGVNEIWGIGASLDELAELGAKIGSDVSFCVYGGTALARGRGEQILELPSPPPCWVVLAKPTIGVSTQTIYQGFNPKTASHPDTVGMINALRREDFDAICGHVGNALEGVTMKLHPEVNQIKEQMRQAGADAVLMSGSGPTVFALVGQDARAQRIYNSLKGFCTEVYVVRMLGNREMT from the coding sequence ATGGAAATTTTGGAGAAGGCCCCGGCCAAAATTAATTTATCATTGGATGTATTGTATAAACGGGAAGACGGCTTTCATGAAGTGGAAATGGTGATGACAACCGTAGATCTGGCAGATCGAATTGAGTTGTCGACGTTAAGCAGCGGTATTATTCGCGTTGAATCGGAAAGCCGCTTTGTACCTAATGATGAACGGAACCTTGCTTATCGTGCTGCGAAACTTATGAAAGATCATTACCAAATTAAAGAAGGCGTAAGGATTTTTATAGAAAAGAATATTCCGGTTGCAGCCGGGCTTGCTGGCGGCAGCAGTGATGCTGCTGCTGTATTAAGAGGTGTAAATGAAATTTGGGGAATAGGGGCAAGTTTAGACGAGCTTGCTGAGTTGGGTGCAAAAATAGGCTCTGATGTATCATTCTGCGTGTATGGGGGCACAGCTTTAGCTAGAGGTCGTGGGGAACAAATTCTGGAATTACCGTCCCCGCCACCTTGCTGGGTTGTGCTTGCTAAGCCTACAATTGGGGTTTCCACTCAAACCATTTATCAAGGATTCAACCCAAAAACAGCCTCCCACCCGGACACTGTAGGAATGATAAATGCTTTGAGACGAGAAGATTTCGATGCCATCTGTGGACACGTCGGGAATGCTTTAGAAGGAGTAACGATGAAGTTACACCCAGAAGTGAATCAAATTAAAGAACAAATGCGGCAAGCAGGAGCTGATGCCGTGCTGATGAGTGGAAGTGGTCCTACTGTCTTTGCTTTGGTAGGTCAGGATGCGAGAGCTCAACGGATCTATAATAGTCTAAAGGGATTTTGTACTGAGGTCTATGTGGTAAGAATGTTAGGGAATCGGGAAATGACTTGA
- the purR gene encoding pur operon repressor, whose translation MKRSERLVVMTHYVLDRPRELVSLPFLSEKCDAAKSSISEDLGIMNKMFRQEGIGYLETVSGAAGGVKYIPAYSKDYSHQFVHELCERLEDPARLLPGGYLFMSDILAEPDTVRTIGRLFASAFADREIDAVMTVATKGIPLAYAVAAYLNVPVVIVRRDPKVTEGSTVSINYVSGSTRKIQTMVLTKRSLAEGSKVCIIDDFMKAGGTINGMKNLLTEFNAEVAGIGVLAEAEDEEEDRVVDEYISLVQIMNVDDRDAKIEVHAGNLLNRIE comes from the coding sequence ATGAAAAGAAGTGAACGACTAGTTGTCATGACGCACTATGTGTTGGATCGTCCTCGTGAATTAGTTTCTCTTCCCTTTTTATCAGAGAAATGTGATGCGGCGAAATCTTCTATCAGCGAGGACTTAGGAATTATGAATAAAATGTTTCGCCAAGAAGGAATTGGTTATCTGGAAACGGTTTCTGGGGCTGCAGGAGGGGTGAAATATATTCCTGCTTATTCTAAGGATTACAGCCATCAATTTGTGCATGAACTTTGTGAACGACTTGAAGATCCAGCCAGGCTGCTTCCGGGCGGATACTTGTTTATGAGCGATATTCTGGCCGAACCTGATACAGTCCGAACGATTGGCCGTTTGTTTGCTTCGGCTTTTGCAGATAGAGAAATTGATGCGGTTATGACGGTCGCAACGAAAGGAATTCCGTTGGCCTATGCCGTGGCTGCTTATTTGAATGTTCCAGTGGTTATTGTACGCCGCGACCCTAAAGTTACTGAAGGGTCTACGGTCAGTATTAACTACGTTTCGGGATCAACAAGGAAAATTCAAACCATGGTTCTGACAAAGCGCTCGCTGGCAGAAGGATCAAAAGTATGTATTATTGATGATTTCATGAAAGCTGGCGGGACCATCAATGGTATGAAGAACTTATTGACTGAATTCAATGCGGAAGTAGCGGGCATTGGAGTATTAGCTGAAGCAGAAGATGAAGAAGAGGACCGTGTAGTAGATGAGTACATTTCGCTGGTCCAAATCATGAATGTGGATGACCGTGATGCAAAAATTGAAGTACATGCTGGAAATCTACTAAATCGAATTGAATAA